In Clostridium ljungdahlii DSM 13528, the genomic window CTTGTAGTTGCAATTTCAAGGTATTCATCGCTGCCTACAATCTTATATTTTATGTGCCAGAAATGTCCCTGCTGCTCTTCATACTCGATTTCCGCATCGGATATAGCTGTCTGACACTTAGGACACCAGTTTATTATCCTATTTCCTTGATATATAAGGCCATCATTATATAGTTTTACAAAGAACTTTTTTACTGCCTTATTGAGACCTTCGTCCATAGTAAATCGCTCTCTTGTAAAATCTGTAGAACAACCAAGCTTCTTTACCTGATTTCTTATTCTTCCCCTGTATTCATTACTCCAATCCCAAGTCTTTTCAAGGAACTTTTCTCTTCCTATTTTCTTTTTTTCTATTCCATTTTTTAGAAGTTCTTTTTCAACTTTTACCTCAGTTGCAATACTTGCATGATCTTCACCCGGAAGCCATAGTGTACTGTAGCCTTGCATTCTCTTTGTTCTTATTATTATGTCCTGTATAGTATCATCTAGCGCGTGTCCAAGGTGCAATTTTCCTGTAATATTTGGAGGTGGTATTACTATTGTATACGATTTTTTATTTTTATCTGCTTTGGGTGTAAAATATCCTTTTTCTTGCCAAAGATCATAAAGTCTGTCTTCAAATTCTTTTGGGTTATAAGTAGTTGCCATTTCTTTCTTTTGTGCCATCAAATCTCCTCCTAATTATTAGATATTCTAATATTAATACCAATTCAAGTATTTACATTCTTAAATCAAAAAAAGCCTTCATCCACAAAGGACGAAGACCCGCGTTGCCACCTTTTTTCCTGTAAATACAGGCTCTTAAAAAATAACGATTAAGAAAACCGTCTTTACCTACTGTTATTTCAGCAAAGAAACTCCAAAGCTACCTTCAAGATAATCCATATAGAAAACCTCTCAACTAACAGATTTTCCTCTCTTTATACTCCATTATCTCTAATCCTCTTTTTCACAGTTAACAAATTCAAATTTATATAGTTCTATTATAACGTTATTTTTCAACCTGTCAAGAATTTTTATAGTAAATTCCTATATACATCAATCTTATACAACTAGTATTTTTTAAACATATTTCCTGGCGAATCATTCAATAATTTTACACACAATCTATATTTATAGTGTATCATAGAAAGGTATTCTTCTTCCGATAATACATCTTGAAAATCATCTTCATCTACAAGACCATATTTAGGATGAAATATAATAGCTCTATAATTTATGCCACCATTTCTTACTCCTATAAAAAATACAGCAATAAATTTTTCATTATCTGCATTTAACAAAGTTCCTGGAATATATGCTTCATCCATTTCATTATATGAAGCTCCATATAGATCTTCAAATTTCATACCTATATCCCTATACACCTTTTCAAAATAAAATGGATCTTCTCCTATTTTCTTAAAATCAACCTTTCGAGCATAATCTTCTATATAATCTAAATATTCATTATTCAAAACATACACCACCTACCATTTATGCAGTAAAAAGACTAATTGTATTTTATTCCATTATATCAAAAGTTATGTGTAAGCAGAGTTTAAATTTAAAATTAATAGTTAAGAATTAATAGTTATAATTAATTTTCACTCATTTTTCACTATTAATTCTTAACTTAAATGTAATTTTCAATTACTAATAATCTATTGATGTATATAAATTATTTAATAGCTTTTTCTGCAAAAGAGTTATTAACTATCTTATTAAAGTCTGGTCTTGAAGGTATTAAACTAGGTTTATAGTTTTGTATTATATCCTCAAGCCTGTTTAAATCCTGCTGTTTTATAACTGGCGTAGTCGCATAGGCATTTATAGCTCTATAATTTTTCACTACAGAAATCAAGATATCTTCATCTGTTCCAGGGAAAAATGATTTTATAGCCTCAGCCACTTCTTTGTCACTGTGTTTTTGAACCCATATTTGTCCTTGATGAATTGCATCAGTGAATTTTTGTATAGTCTGTGGATTCTTTTCCATATAGGATTTAGTTGAAAAATAACAGGTATACGGAAGCACACCAGCAGATTTACCTACTGAAGCAACTACGTATCCAGTTTTATCTTTTTCAAGCATACTAGCTGTTGGTTCAAAAAGTGCAACATAATCCCCTGTTTTCGATTTAAAAGCTCCTCCTGTTGCAGTATAGGCAATATTAGTCATCAAGTTAACGTCTTTTCCAGGTTGAATTCCATTTTTCTGCAATACATACTCCAGAGCCATTTCAGGAACTCCGCCAGGTCTTCCTCCAATTATACTTTTACCTTTTACAGATTTCCAATCAAAGTTTTTTTCCGCTTTTCTACCAACTAAAAAAGAACCATCCGTAGTTGTAAGTTGTGCAAAAAGTACGGGGTAATCCTTTCTCTTCTGGTTATATATATATATTGTCTGCTCCGGCCCACAAAATCCAATATCACAACTTTTACTAAGTACCTGCTGCATAGTCTTATCTGCTACCATTACAAAAACACAAGTTT contains:
- a CDS encoding ABC transporter substrate-binding protein, producing MLKIKTCVFVMVADKTMQQVLSKSCDIGFCGPEQTIYIYNQKRKDYPVLFAQLTTTDGSFLVGRKAEKNFDWKSVKGKSIIGGRPGGVPEMALEYVLQKNGIQPGKDVNLMTNIAYTATGGAFKSKTGDYVALFEPTASMLEKDKTGYVVASVGKSAGVLPYTCYFSTKSYMEKNPQTIQKFTDAIHQGQIWVQKHSDKEVAEAIKSFFPGTDEDILISVVKNYRAINAYATTPVIKQQDLNRLEDIIQNYKPSLIPSRPDFNKIVNNSFAEKAIK